In one Magallana gigas chromosome 9, xbMagGiga1.1, whole genome shotgun sequence genomic region, the following are encoded:
- the LOC117688449 gene encoding uncharacterized protein F54H12.2-like: MAFLSSDNKDIAQPMELSLFASPNNQVAVEKVYFTEARPISSIGVSDTPIEIVVSGSGAEYVDLKRSKLYVKARILKADGTALTSDEKTGIVNLPLQSMFSQMDVYLNNKLVSFNTNNYPWKAYFKTILFSGKDELNSQKQSELFYKEEGNLGDANAYNGGNTGLVLRYGYTQQSAVFELEGNLMEDIFDIDKYLINGVDIYIKLFRSSAPFFIMSAESSPAYKLELLDVVYKVAKVRVDPGVLLNHSKQIEATSVKYTIMRNELKMNTIPKGSTEFYWDNIFPQAVPDRIVVALVDQKAVNGDYTANPFNFEHMGLTDVGVYINGESVPGRPLKTDFSTGLYSSAYTRLFEASGKWNNDAGLIITRDDFGNGYSLFVFTIDPCGFGEEYLNLIRRGNTRLELKFKQATTKATNAIVFATFSSLLEVDESRDINYIQP, translated from the coding sequence ATGGCATTTTTAAGCAGTGATAATAAAGACATAGCTCAACCCATGGAACTGTCTCTTTTTGCGTCTCCAAACAATCAGGTAGCGGTCGAAAAAGTGTATTTTACAGAAGCAAGACCGATTTCTAGCATAGGAGTGTCAGATACACCCATTGAAATCGTAGTATCTGGTTCGGGAGCAGAATACGTCGATTTAAAGAGAAGTAAATTGTACGTAAAAGCCCGAATTTTGAAAGCAGATGGAACGGCTCTGACCAGTGATGAAAAAACAGGCATTGTAAATTTGCCCCTTCAGAGTATGTTCTCCCAGATGGATGTCTATTTGAACAACAAACTAGTTTCTTTCAATACGAACAACTATCCGTGGAAGGCTTATTTTAAGACAATTTTGTTCAGTGGGAAAGATGAACTCAATTCACAGAAACAATCAGAATTGTTCTATAAAGAAGAGGGAAATCTCGGTGATGCCAATGCATACAATGGAGGGAATACTGGACTTGTCCTGCGATATGGATACACACAGCAAAGTGCAGTCTTTGAGCTAGAGGGAAACCTGATGGAGGACATATTTGATATAGATAAATATCTGATAAACGGGGTAGACATTTACATCAAACTTTTTAGATCCAGTGCCCCGTTTTTCATCATGTCTGCTGAATCTTCACCGGCTTACAAATTAGAGTTGCTGGACGTCGTGTACAAAGTGGCCAAGGTGCGAGTAGATCCCGGTGTTCTGTTGAACCACAGTAAACAGATAGAAGCAACCTCTGTGAAGTATACCATTATgcgaaatgaattgaaaatgaataCTATTCCTAAAGGATCCACAGAGTTTTACTGGGACAACATTTTTCCTCAGGCGGTCCCTGATCGCATCGTGGTAGCTTTGGTGGACCAGAAAGCCGTCAATGGGGATTACACGGCCAATCCTTTTAATTTTGAGCATATGGGGTTAACTGACGTTGGGGTATACATCAACGGGGAAAGCGTACCCGGTAGACCGCTGAAAACAGACTTTTCAACGGGACTGTATTCATCAGCTTACACCCGTTTGTTTGAAGCCTCTGGAAAATGGAACAATGACGCTGGACTAATAATCACTCGTGATGATTTTGGAAACGGATATTCGCTATTTGTTTTTACCATAGATCCTTGTGGATTTGGAGAAGAGTATTTAAACCTGATTCGTCGGGGAAACACCAGATTGGAGCTGAAATTCAAACAAGCAACAACTAAAGCTACTAACGCCATTGTGTTTGCTACCTTTTCATCTCTACTGGAAGTCGACGAATCACGTGACATCAACTACATTCAGCCATGA
- the LOC117688448 gene encoding uncharacterized protein, giving the protein MAISIGLCFLKTCKKVDSDVWKDLVREDSGTMLDHVIKHHTVTQSYYDNILKTQRKKKQTELAMWLCARAGVPNDRYLGLNDIEPFEALLDVCINVVSSRVGNKFVRVTEDQEKPRLYLYHVDTETEKHWHGIASIQGFFKTSYFCHTCLKPYKDKSKHTCATSCEICLHDHCPETEFQIGCRTCGRICRSKACFERHRKQRVVKKQSYPPPCDLFHQCKKCRVVLQCCKRSPDLHVCQEWQCPNCLEYQIGEHHCFQKAYGSNLEKRNKKFIFYDFETRQDDIFQCEQGYRPSRIRCEQCVKKQRQCLDCRLCKNCRDPSCGLQQHKVNFAVLQTSCHMCEKEELVDDATCSCCGTRCFKCSRTYKGEYVNPPCPDTCGKREVVFSGDDAAERFCYFVTSKHCKDSILIAHNAKSFDLYPVLEVLIDRHSIRPSKIIYNGSKIMYMHIAQKLNLTFVDSLNFLPMKLAKIPDAFGLQELCKGYFPHLFNTKANQNYVGPYPGLKYYGYDFMSAGDRKKLAEWHATKRDETFNFREEMLQYCRSDVDILRRGCLEFRNLMINVTTIKESTVLANGTVKTTSSIGVDPFDYVTIASVCMGIFKTLFLKGKKQIEITKDGKFDLYDIFIQNNLEGICLDDSWTSLVDLREDESVQIGKRHFKSPIAVVPSQGYTKRDNYSKISIQWLEWLMEKSRQRGNSIAISHALNGGEYQVPGTNYRCDGFAKTPTGKGTIYEFYGCVFHGCPTCFPDDRNTIKHPSTNQTMKELYDMTINREKELKELGYKLVIVWEHQFKFQLEKNAALQQFVSTLDLQDRLDPRDSFFGGRTNAIKLHYKASEDETIQYYDFTSLYPWTNKYCRYPVGHPTIITDDFQGLSQYFGLAKIKILPPRQLYHPVLPYNSNGKLKFPLCRTCADSENQSECTCSLEKRAITGTWCTPEIQMATSKGYKILKIYEVYHFAESSKYDVESCEGGLFAQYVNMFLKIKQEASGFPVGCDTEEGKRKYIGEYKEKEGIQLEYDKIKKNPGLRCLAKLCLNSFWGKFGQRLGMQQSVFFHESEAENFFQMLSDPTKVPHNFHIVSTNILQLEWSNNPLFVSFDNKTNIFLASFTTMWARLKLYGVLDKLNEKVLYFDTDSVIFKTKRSDDLNYLPIGNYLGELTNEISPEDGYIVEFVSGGPKNYAYRTLSGKEECKVRGFTLNWANSKLINFHAIKSMICTSHDRQIEIVNPCKISRDSRKRKLLNRVETKNYKMVYTKRRILPNLDTLPFGF; this is encoded by the exons ATGGCCATTTCCATTGGTctctgttttttaaaaacatgcaagAAAGTAGATTCTGATGTGTGGAAAGATTTAGTCAGGGAAGATTCCGGAACTATGCTGGACCATGTCATCAAACATCACACTGTTACTCAGTCTTACTATGACAATATCTTAAAaacacagagaaaaaaaaagcaaaccGAATTGGCAATGTGGCTATGTGCAAGAGCTGGCGTGCCCAATGACAGATACTTAGGTTTGAACGATATCGAACCGTTCGAAGCCTTACTTGATGTTTGTATTAACGTTGTGTCCTCTAGAGTAGGGAACAAATTCGTCAGGGTGACAGAGGACCAGGAAAAGCCGCGTCTGTATTTATATCACGTGGACACGGAAACTGAAAAACACTGGCATGGGATTGCCAGTATACAGGGATTTTTTAAGACCTCGTATTTTTGCCATACTTGTTTAAAACCTTACAAAGATAAATCCAAACACACGTGTGCCACCTCGtgtgaaatttgtttgcatgacCACTGCCCAGAAACGGAGTTTCAAATCGGTTGTCGAACTTGTGGACGGATCTGTCGCTCAAAGGCATGTTTTGAAAGACATAGAAAACAAAGAGTCGTCAAAAAACAGAGTTACCCCCCTCCCTGTGATTTGTttcatcaatgtaaaaaatGCAGGGTCGTTCTACAATGCTGCAAACGCTCTCCAGACTTACACGTTTGTCAAGAATGGCAGTGCCCTAACTGTCTGGAGTATCAAATTGGAGAAcatcattgttttcaaaaagcGTATGGGTCTAATTTAGAAAAGAGAAACAAGAAATTTATTTTCTACGATTTTGAGACGCGTCAAGATGACATCTTTCAGTGTGAGCAAGGATATCGACCGTCTCGTATCAGATGTGAGCAATGTGTCAAAAAACAACGCCAATGCCTAGACTGTAGACTCTGTAAGAATTGTCGCGATCCGTCCTGCGGTCTACAACAGCATAAAGTCAACTTTGCTGTGCTACAGACCTCCTGTCACATGTGCGAAAAAGAGGAACTAGTGGACGATGCCACCTGTAGTTGCTGTGGAACACGATGTTTTAAATGTTCCAGAACCTATAAAGGTGAATACGTGAACCCTCCCTGTCCCGATACGTGTGGAAAAAGAGAAGTTGTGTTTTCGGGTGATGATGCTGCCGAACGCTTTTGTTACTTTGTCACCAGCAAACACTGTAAAGATTCAATCTTAATTGCTCATAATGCAAAAAGTTTCGATTTATATCCCGTTTTAGAAGTGCTCATCGATCGTCACTCCATTCGACCTAGCAAGATTATTTACAATGGTTCAAAAATCATGTATATGCACATTGCCCAGAAATTAAATTTGACTTTTGTGGATTCCCTCAATTTCCTACCCATGAAGCTAGCCAAAATACCCGATGCTTTCGGTCTGCAGGAACTCTGCAAGGGATACTTTCCCCATTTGTTTAATACCAAAGCCAACCAAAACTACGTGGGACCGTATCCAGGATTAAAGTATTACGGATACGACTTCATGTCGGCCGGGGATCGGAAAAAGCTTGCAGAATGGCATGCAACGAAACGAGACGAAACCTTTAACTTTCGAGAAGAAATGTTGCAATACTGTCGGTCAGATGTGGATATATTGCGGCGGGGATGTTTAGAATTTAGAAATTTGATGATCAATGTGACAACTATCAAGGAAAGCACAGTCTTAGCGAACGGAACCGTCAAGACAACGAGCTCGATTGGAGTCGACCCCTTTGATTATGTCACCATTGCCAGTGTCTGCATGGGGATATTCAAGACTCTCtttttgaaaggaaaaaaacaaaTAGAAATTACTAAAGATGGGAAATTCGACTTGTACGACATTTTTATTCAGAACAATTTAGAAGGGATCTGCCTCGATGATTCTTGGACGTCTCTCGTCGATTTACGTGAGGACGAGAGTGTACAGATAGGAAAACGACATTTCAAGAGCCCCATAGCAGTCGTACCATCTCAGGGATACACGAAACGTGACAATTACAGCAAGATTTCTATCCAATGGCTGGAATGGTTGATGGAAAAAAGTCGTCAGCGGGGTAACTCTATTGCCATTTCCCACGCTCTCAATGGAGGTGAATACCAGGTGCCGGGGACCAATTATAGATGTGACGGATTTGCCAAGACTCCTACCGGCAAGGGAACCATTTATGAATTCTACG GTTGTGTGTTCCACGGTTGTCCCACCTGTTTCCCGGACGATAGGAATACCATCAAACACCCATCTACCAATCAGACCATGAAAGAATTGTACGATATGACAATAAACAGAGAAAAGGAACTGAAAGAGCTTGGATACAAATTGGTCATTGTATGGGAGcatcaatttaaatttcaattggagAAGAATGCAGCATTGCAACAATTCGTATCTACCCTAGATCTTCAAGACAGACTCGACCCACGTGACAGTTTTTTTGGTGGCAGAACCAATGCCATTAAACTACATTACAAAGCCTCAGAAGACGAAACCATACAGTATTACGATTTTACCAGTCTTTATCCCTGGACCAACAAATACTGTCGCTATCCCGTTGGCCATCCGACCATCATCACGGACGATTTTCAGGGTTTGTCGCAATATTTTGGACttgctaaaataaaaattctgccCCCTAGACAACTTTATCATCCCGTGCTTCCATACAATTCGAATGGAAAATTAAAGTTTCCACTGTGTCGCACATGTGCGGACAGTGAAAATCAAAGCGAATGTACATGTTCTTTAGAAAAAAGAGCTATCACGGGCACGTGGTGTACTCCCGAAATTCAAATGGCAACGTCCAAAGGatacaaaatcttaaaaatctatGAAGTTTATCATTTTGCAGAGTCTTCCAAATACGATGTCGAGTCGTGTGAGGGGGGATTGTTCGCTCAATATgtgaacatgtttttaaaaattaaacaagaggctTCTGGATTTCCGGTAGGATGCGATACGGAAGAGGGCAAAAGAAAATACATAGGGGAATACAAAGAAAAAGAGGGCATCCAATTAGagtatgataaaattaaaaaaaatcccggtTTGCGATGTTTAGCAAAACTTTGCTTGAATAGTTTTTGGGGGAAATTTGGTCAGAGGTTGGGCATGCAACAGTCTGTTTTCTTTCACGAATCAGAAGCcgaaaatttttttcaaatgctctCAGATCCCACTAAAGTGCCTCACAATTTTCACATTGTTTCGACGAACATACTTCAATTAGAATGGAGTAACAACCCCTTATTTGTGTCATTTGACAACAAAACCAACATTTTCTTGGCCTCGTTTACGACCATGTGGGCTCGGCTGAAATTGTATGGGGTTCTCGACAAATTAAACGAGAAAGTACTCTATTTCGATACAGACAGTGTCATCTTCAAGACAAAAAGGTCGGACGACTTGAATTATCTCCCCATAGGTAATTACCTTGGAGAATTGACCAATGAAATCTCCCCGGAAGACGGGTACATTGTCGAATTCGTTTCGGGGGGTCCTAAAAATTACGCTTACCGTACATTGTCAGGTAAAGAGGAATGTAAAGTTAGGGGTTTTACACTGAACTGGGCAAACTCAAAACTTATCAATTTCCATGCTATTAAGTCGATGATCTGTACCTCACATGACCGACAAATCGAAATTGTCAACCCTTGTAAAATATCTCGAGACAGTAGAAAGAGAAAATTGTTAAACAGGGTTGAaactaaaaattataaaatggtttatacCAAACGGCGAATTCTTCCTAATTTAGACACGTTGCCATTTGGATTCTGA
- the LOC105337205 gene encoding E3 ubiquitin-protein ligase TRIM71, whose translation MDPRHSAQDVVLCNMCDAPDPLLHCDFCEINLCKACVGEHLIDSTKKHQVVLYKERSSTPSYPYCCEHTKDQCKHWCEQCDIAVCALCICSPNHVSHIFLDILTFTERKKDDIQKDFHELEKILYSKYQHFASNVQVQKAELLKNTQEVKTAINKHGEDLHREIDTIIQKLKSDLDEMDAKHMAVLNKQEDEITLTISKITQNIADLKRLLDSNDVSRVSAYKSRNAEFKRLPPKLTVSLLYFTPQKINPEQLYQQFGSLSAFSITTEEHGYTMETSEAGSSPLKPMLDEPRIIFTIHTHYRGIHKWLCGVTCHSDEEIWTCGYDFKIMSLYNLQGKLLKSIQTKSDNSPEDIAVTRSGDLVYTDRQNRTWNTVKSTRVQTLTRLQGWTPRCVCRTSSYELLIGMDSDDDKETKVVRYSGSKEKQNIQFDDKGQPLYSSGQYKYISENRNLDVCVSDHKAHAVVVVNQAGKLRFTYTGPPSTTKGSFTPRGITTDSQGRILTADCDNHRIHILDQDGQFLRYIDSCQLQNPVDLCVDTKDNLYVAENNTGKVKKIQYYR comes from the coding sequence ATGGACCCTCGACACAGCGCTCAAGATGTGGTGTTATGTAATATGTGTGATGCTCCTGACCCCCTACTCCACTGTGATTTTTGTGAGATCAATCTTTGCAAAGCTTGTGTTGGGGAACATTTAATAGACTCGACTAAAAAACATCAGGTGGTTCTATATAAAGAACGATCTTCAACTCCAAGTTACCCTTATTGCTGTGAACATACAAAAGATCAGTGCAAACATTGGTGTGAACAATGCGATATTGCAGTGTGTGCCCTATGTATTTGCTCTCCAAATCATGTAAGTCATATCTTTTTAGATATTCTTACCTttactgaaagaaaaaaagacgATATACAAAAAGACTTTCACGAATTAGAAAAAATCCTCTATTCGAAATATCAACATTTTGCATCAAACGTTCAGGTTCAGAAAGCAGAACTACTTAAGAACACACAGGAAGTAAAAACAGCTATaaacaaacatggagaagacttgcacagagaaatagacaccattatacagaagctgaaatcTGATCTTGATGAAATGGACGCCAAACACATGGCTGTCTTAaacaaacaggaagatgaaatcacaCTCACCATTTCTAAAATCACACAGAACATTGCGGATCTGAAGAGGTTACtagactccaatgatgtcagccgtgtctctgcctacaaatccaggaatgcAGAGTTCaaaagattgcctcctaaactcacagtttctttactCTACTTCACTCCTCAGAAAATTAACCCAGAACAACTTTACCAACAATTTGGGTCCCTGTCAGCATTCTCCATTACAACAGAggaacatggctacaccatggaaACCTCAGAAGCTGGATCCTCTCCTCTCAAACCAATGCTTGACGAGCCACGGATCATCTTCACCATACATACCCACTACAGAGGCATACATAAATGGCTATGCGGTGTTACTTGTCACAGTGATGAAGAGATTTGGACGTGTGGATACGATTTTAAAATCATGAGTCTCTACAACCTCCAGGGGAAACTACTGAAGTCAATCCAAACCAAATCAGATAACTCGCCAGAAGACATAGCTGTGACAAGGAGTGGAGACCTGGTTTATACTGATAGACAAAATAGAACGTGGAACACAGTTAAGAGTACACGTGTACAGACATTGACCAGACTACAGGGGTGGACACCTCGTTGTGTTTGTAGAACCTCCTCCTATGAACTTTTAATTGGCATGGACAGTGATGATGATAAAGAGACAAAGGTTGTGCGATACTCTGGCTCCAAAGAGAAGCAGAATATTCAGTTcgatgacaaaggacaacctctctattcatctggtcagtataaatacatcagtgagaacaggaacctagatgtTTGTGTGTCCGACCATAAAGCccatgcagtagtggtggtcaatcaggccggtaaactccggtttacctacactggtcctccctctactaccaagggatcatttACTCCACGTGGTATCACAACAGatagccagggtcggatccttaCTGCAGATTGCGACaaccaccgtatccacatcctggatcaggacggacagttcctccgctataTTGACAGCTGTCAATTACAGAACCCAGTCGATTTATGCGTGGACACCAAAGACAACCTCTATGTTGCTGAGAACaacacaggtaaagtgaagaaaatacaatattacagGTAA